DNA from Prevotella sp. oral taxon 299 str. F0039:
CACTTCGGGGTGGATATGTCTATATCAAGCCACTTCTGGGAAAAGAGTTCAAGCCACATCTGACGCTCTCGGATGGTACGGTACTGATAGACTCCATAAGGAAGTCGAAAAAATCATACCAATCTTATTTGAACAATGTCGAGAAAGAAAAGAAAGACGCGGAGCTTGTCACAACCCAGACAGGGACAGTGCTGCTGAACGAGGTACTTGTCACCAGGAAGCGCAGGATTCCCTTCAGGGATAAGTTCATGGGGAGGCTGGATAGCCTGGTAAATATAAATTTAGGCCCATGGGTCTGCAAACACGACTATTTAGAAAACTACAAAGAGGGATATTCCCACTTATTGGGAGATGGAAGAGCACCTGTCCAATGTGCTCAACATAGTAGAGATACTTTAAATGTTCGGAGGAAACCCGTTATCGGAAAGATGTATCGGATTATAAAATACGAACCTAATACACAGGGAATATGGATCGTCAAAGATGTCGAGGACATAAAGTATGAGGGTCCTATCTACACCGATGAGGAATTGCTCCGTATGAATAACATCACGCGTGTCAAGGGCTACTATGGCCAACGCGAGTTCTATACGCCCGATTCCGTGGCGATGCTGTCCTCGCTACCCGATGCGCAGAATACATTGCTATGGAGTCCCTCCGTACAGACTGACAAGAATGGAGATGCCACCGTGCCATTCTGGACTTCCGACATCAATACGCAATTTATAGGAGTCGTGGAAGGTACCGATGGCCTGGGACTGTTAGGCAGTAACACTTTTGAGTTTCATGTATCAAAAACCATGGAAGAATGAAGACGAGAATAGCTGAAAGCCGGACAGTAGGGCTGATATTCATGCTGCTGTACATAGCCAGTACGGGGGGTGCCTCTGCACAGACTCGCAATGACACCCTCAGTCAGATGAGAGACTCTATCGTACATCTGAAGGGGGTACAGGTCAGTGCCTCACGTCCGCTGATAAAGGCAGAGCTCGATAGGATAACCTATCATGCAGCCGATGATCCCGACAGCAGGAGCATGACGCTGTTGGAAATGCTGCGGAAGGTGCCTATGGTTACGGTAGAGGGGAATGATGTCGTGAAAGTAAAGGGCAGTACTGATTTCAAGGTATATGTGAACGGCAAGCCAAACACCATGATGAGCAACAAGCCCACGGAGATGATGAGGACCATCCCCGCTTCGACCGTCAGGAAGATAGAAGTCATTACGAATTCCGGTGCCAAATATGATGCGGAGGGCGTGGCAGGGATACTCAACATCATTACGTTAGGCAGTTCGAAGCTGGAAGGCTACAACGTCAGTCTAGGCGTGGGAATAATGAATATAGCACAAAACGCAAACGTGTCAGGCCTGGCCAAGGTCGGGAAATTAACCCTGTCAGTCACGGACGGAGTAAGCTATTCAAGACCACCCAAGGCATGGCAAGAGACGGAACGCACAGGTAAAACGCTGTCGGCAGCAGGACAGATGCACTCCTACTCTGATTATCAGGTCAAGGCACCCGCCCATTTCATGGAATTGGGCGGCAGCTATGAGTTTGACAGCCGCCACTTGCTCAGTATTACGGCAGGAGTAGAGAACTACACAGGGAAAAGCCGGACGGACATGCACACTGATATGTACGACGGCAATGGTGGGCATAGATACAGCTTCGATAATGAGCATGCGTCACGCAATCGAATTAACAGCCTGTACGCAGGAATCGATTACCAGCACACGTTTGGCAGACATGGCGGTGTCATAACGCTGTCGTATCGCTTTTCAGCAGTACCTTCCACCGTTATGTCCTCCAGCCTTTATTACTGGCAAAAAGGCCAGACACCGGATTTAAGTTTCAAGGACCGGTGTACCACGTCCGATCTGCATATGGACGAACATACCAGTCAGATAGACTATACCGTAACCAGAGGTGGAAAGCATACATGGAGTGTGGGGGCTAAATACATCCATCGCAGCCATAAGAGTGACAATGTCGAAGCTACAAGAACGGCAGGTACGGAAGACCCTTTTGAGGAAGATCAGAGTCAGTTTCTTTCTTACAGACAGAGGACTGATATTTCATCCGCATACACGGAATATGCCATACAGCACAAGCAAATATCAGGAAAGATGGGATTGCGTTATGAGCATTCTTCGCAGAAAGTAAGCTATCCTGAAGATAACCTCCTGACGCGTCATGAAAGTTTCGGTGCGCAATTTGATAACGTGGTCCCTTCCTTGTCAATCGGCTACCGTATAGGGGAGACACGGATGCTCACGTTCTCTTATGCCATGCGCATATCACGCCCCAACATCTGGAATCTGAATCCCTATGTAGACCGGACGAATCCTACAGTCATCAAGACAGGAAACCCTGACCTGACCACATCATCCTCGCATAACCTGAGCCTCTCGTTCAACTCGTTTGCCCGGCGCTTTGGAATAAACATGACGGCAGGACTCGACTTACAGGATCGTGGCATCATCGGCTACTCCTATTGGGGTAATCCTGTCTCCCTGACCGACAATATGGTAACAGAGG
Protein-coding regions in this window:
- a CDS encoding outer membrane beta-barrel family protein, with the translated sequence MKTRIAESRTVGLIFMLLYIASTGGASAQTRNDTLSQMRDSIVHLKGVQVSASRPLIKAELDRITYHAADDPDSRSMTLLEMLRKVPMVTVEGNDVVKVKGSTDFKVYVNGKPNTMMSNKPTEMMRTIPASTVRKIEVITNSGAKYDAEGVAGILNIITLGSSKLEGYNVSLGVGIMNIAQNANVSGLAKVGKLTLSVTDGVSYSRPPKAWQETERTGKTLSAAGQMHSYSDYQVKAPAHFMELGGSYEFDSRHLLSITAGVENYTGKSRTDMHTDMYDGNGGHRYSFDNEHASRNRINSLYAGIDYQHTFGRHGGVITLSYRFSAVPSTVMSSSLYYWQKGQTPDLSFKDRCTTSDLHMDEHTSQIDYTVTRGGKHTWSVGAKYIHRSHKSDNVEATRTAGTEDPFEEDQSQFLSYRQRTDISSAYTEYAIQHKQISGKMGLRYEHSSQKVSYPEDNLLTRHESFGAQFDNVVPSLSIGYRIGETRMLTFSYAMRISRPNIWNLNPYVDRTNPTVIKTGNPDLTTSSSHNLSLSFNSFARRFGINMTAGLDLQDRGIIGYSYWGNPVSLTDNMVTEEDATLISTYGNLLRRSNVYLNLYIRWALSGSATLNVNANGAYTNLKSSQLGQHNNGYSSSLSVNLQKNLPWRLRMVAGCSLNSRSLNLQGYTEGSMMYRLMLIRSFLKDDRLTVTVYGNNLFQNDLRIEQLTETADFTNRFTNVRRDYRSFGINVSLRIGKLHDKVKRTSKSISNDDIIIDGNPRNQK